One Streptomyces sp. RPA4-2 genomic window carries:
- a CDS encoding HIT domain-containing protein: MLHHMTSEPEQQIGVGTQDAFQRLWTPHRMAYIQGENKPTGPGADDGCPFCSIPAKSDEDGLIVRRGEQVYAVLNLYPYNGGHLMVVPYRHVADYTDLTGPETAELGELTKQAMTALRAASGAHGFNIGMNQGTVAGAGIAAHLHQHIVPRWGGDTNFMPVVGHTKVLPQLLADTREMLAEAWPRP; encoded by the coding sequence ATGCTGCACCACATGACGAGTGAGCCGGAGCAGCAGATCGGAGTGGGGACGCAGGACGCGTTCCAGCGCTTGTGGACGCCCCACCGGATGGCTTACATCCAGGGCGAGAACAAGCCCACCGGCCCGGGGGCCGACGACGGCTGTCCGTTCTGCTCGATCCCCGCCAAGTCCGACGAGGACGGGCTCATCGTCAGGCGCGGTGAGCAGGTGTACGCGGTGCTCAACCTCTACCCGTACAACGGCGGCCATCTCATGGTCGTGCCCTACCGCCATGTCGCGGACTACACCGACCTGACCGGTCCGGAGACCGCCGAGCTCGGCGAGCTGACCAAGCAGGCCATGACCGCGCTGCGGGCCGCGTCCGGCGCGCACGGCTTCAACATCGGCATGAACCAGGGCACGGTGGCCGGGGCGGGCATCGCCGCCCACCTCCACCAGCACATCGTGCCCCGCTGGGGCGGCGACACCAACTTCATGCCGGTCGTCGGCCACACCAAGGTCCTGCCCCAACTGCTCGCGGACACCCGCGAGATGCTCGCCGAGGCGTGGCCCAGACCGTAG
- a CDS encoding TIGR02611 family protein produces MNTGSDEPGEGAVADGEKKAEQPLGSRAPEFIKARRALHLSWQVGVFVVGLAVVVAGVIMLPLPGPGWLVIFGGMAIWATEFVWAQLVLRWTKRKVTEATQRALDPAVRRRNIILTTVGLVIIAALCAVYLWKFGFQMPWNIKE; encoded by the coding sequence ATGAATACGGGGAGTGACGAGCCGGGCGAGGGTGCCGTGGCCGATGGCGAGAAGAAGGCCGAGCAGCCGCTCGGTTCGCGGGCGCCGGAATTCATCAAGGCGCGTCGTGCGCTGCACCTGAGCTGGCAGGTGGGCGTTTTCGTCGTGGGGCTCGCGGTGGTCGTCGCGGGCGTGATCATGCTTCCGCTGCCCGGTCCGGGCTGGCTGGTGATCTTCGGCGGCATGGCGATCTGGGCGACCGAGTTCGTCTGGGCGCAGTTGGTGCTCCGCTGGACGAAGCGCAAGGTCACGGAGGCGACGCAGCGGGCTCTCGACCCCGCGGTCCGCCGTCGCAACATCATCCTGACGACCGTCGGCCTCGTGATCATCGCGGCACTCTGCGCCGTCTACCTCTGGAAGTTCGGCTTCCAGATGCCCTGGAACATCAAAGAGTGA
- a CDS encoding SsgA family sporulation/cell division regulator, protein MNTTVSCELHLRLVVSSESSLPVPAGLRYDTADPYAVHATFHTGAEETVEWVFARDLLAEGLHRPTGTGDVRVWPSRSHGQGVVCIALSSPEGEALLEAPARALESFLKRTDAAVPPGTEHRHFDLDTELSHILAES, encoded by the coding sequence ATGAACACCACGGTCAGCTGCGAGCTGCACCTGCGCCTCGTTGTGTCGAGCGAGTCCTCACTGCCTGTTCCCGCAGGACTGCGGTATGACACGGCCGATCCCTACGCCGTGCACGCCACCTTCCACACCGGAGCCGAGGAAACCGTCGAGTGGGTGTTCGCCCGCGACCTCCTCGCGGAGGGCCTCCATCGGCCCACCGGTACCGGCGACGTCCGAGTCTGGCCGTCCCGAAGTCATGGTCAGGGCGTCGTATGCATCGCCCTGAGCTCCCCGGAGGGCGAGGCTCTGCTCGAGGCCCCGGCGCGGGCCTTGGAGTCCTTCCTGAAGCGAACGGACGCCGCCGTGCCCCCAGGCACGGAACACCGGCACTTCGATCTCGACACGGAGCTCTCACACATCCTGGCCGAGAGCTAG
- a CDS encoding DUF4365 domain-containing protein — MAIAQPERGGLLPQRTAPHRGTLATTACMETLQVGYLHAVAAAAGCSLSQPFPDNGIDWHVSHSGPGHTVDDEVTIKVQLKCTYQIPPNPPGPAFSFTLDNEHLAKLARTPVSVHKILVVMLVPRSQDDWLRASHDRLDLRHCCYWTNLAGQPVTGRRRTTVRIPTSRIFDDRALCEIMTRVGTGGRP; from the coding sequence ATGGCAATCGCGCAGCCCGAGCGGGGTGGGCTGCTGCCCCAGCGGACGGCACCCCATCGCGGCACGCTCGCCACCACCGCCTGCATGGAGACACTGCAGGTCGGCTACCTGCACGCCGTCGCCGCGGCGGCGGGCTGCTCCCTGTCCCAGCCCTTTCCGGACAACGGGATCGACTGGCACGTCAGTCACAGCGGCCCGGGACACACGGTCGACGACGAAGTCACCATCAAGGTGCAGCTCAAGTGCACGTACCAGATCCCGCCGAACCCCCCGGGCCCCGCCTTCTCCTTCACGCTCGACAACGAGCACCTGGCGAAGCTCGCCCGCACCCCGGTCTCCGTGCACAAGATCCTGGTCGTGATGCTCGTGCCCCGGTCCCAGGACGACTGGCTGCGCGCCAGCCACGACCGCCTCGACCTGCGGCACTGCTGCTACTGGACCAACCTCGCCGGGCAGCCCGTCACGGGCCGGCGCAGAACCACCGTCCGCATACCGACCTCGCGCATATTCGACGACCGGGCCCTGTGCGAGATCATGACGCGGGTCGGGACGGGAGGCAGGCCATGA
- a CDS encoding elongation factor G-like protein EF-G2, whose protein sequence is MGDKANAHPGAAGRATAADHPASVRNVVLVGHSGSGKTTLVEALALTAGAVNRAGRVEDGTAVSDYDEIEHRQQRSVQLSLVPVTWDGYKINILDTPGYADFVGELRAGLRAADAALFVVSASDGVDGSTRMVWEECAAVGMPRAIVVTHLESARADFDTMTRICAEAFGADDPDAVLPLYLPLHGEPGPDGHAPVTGLIGLLSQRLFDYSSGAREEAEPVDGQLPLIEEARNRLIEGIIAESEDESLMDRYLGGEEIDFKTLVQDLERAVARGAFFPVLAAAPAAEGARQGLGTVELLELVTGGFPTPLERAAPAVTTPDGAAREVRACDPDGPLVAEVVKTASDPYVGRVSLVRVFSGTLRPDETVHVSGHGLTDRGHEDHDVDERVGALSAPFGKQQRALTHCIAGDLACVAKLNRAETGDTLSAKDDPLLMEPWQMPDPLLPLAIQAHSKADEDKLSQGLGRLVAEDPTMRLEQNQHTHQVVLWCLGEAHADVALERLRSRYGVQVDVVPHQVSLRETFAARSAGRGRHVKQSGGHGQYAICEIEVEPLPNGSGIEFVDKVVGGAVPRQFIPSVEKGVRAQAARGVAAGHPLIDVRITLLDGKAHSVDSSDAAFQTAGALALREAAAEARIHLLEPVAEVTVMVGDDYVGAVMSDLSGRRGRVVGTEQTSGGRTLVRAEVPEMEIGRYAVDLRSLSHGTARFQRSYARHEPMPPQIAERMRERTREAS, encoded by the coding sequence ATGGGCGACAAGGCGAACGCACACCCCGGAGCCGCCGGCAGGGCTACGGCGGCCGACCACCCCGCGTCCGTACGGAATGTGGTGCTGGTCGGCCACAGCGGATCGGGCAAGACGACGTTGGTGGAGGCTCTCGCGCTGACGGCGGGAGCCGTGAACCGGGCGGGCCGGGTGGAGGACGGCACCGCCGTGTCCGACTACGACGAGATCGAGCACCGGCAGCAGCGCTCGGTGCAGCTCTCCCTGGTACCCGTCACCTGGGACGGATACAAGATCAACATTCTCGACACCCCCGGATACGCCGACTTCGTCGGAGAACTCAGGGCCGGTCTGCGCGCCGCGGACGCGGCCCTCTTCGTGGTCTCGGCCTCGGACGGCGTGGACGGCTCGACCCGGATGGTCTGGGAGGAGTGCGCGGCGGTCGGCATGCCGCGGGCCATCGTGGTCACCCACCTCGAATCGGCCCGCGCCGACTTCGACACGATGACCAGGATCTGCGCGGAGGCCTTCGGCGCCGACGACCCGGACGCCGTACTGCCGCTCTATCTGCCGCTGCACGGAGAGCCGGGCCCGGACGGGCACGCGCCGGTGACCGGGTTGATCGGGCTGCTGTCGCAACGGCTGTTCGACTACTCGTCCGGTGCGCGCGAGGAGGCCGAGCCGGTGGACGGGCAGCTGCCGCTGATCGAGGAGGCGCGCAACCGGCTGATCGAGGGGATCATCGCCGAGAGCGAGGACGAGAGCCTCATGGACCGCTATCTGGGCGGCGAGGAGATCGATTTCAAGACATTGGTGCAGGATCTGGAGCGGGCCGTGGCGCGCGGGGCGTTCTTCCCCGTGCTGGCCGCCGCGCCCGCCGCCGAGGGCGCCCGGCAGGGACTCGGCACGGTCGAGCTCCTGGAGCTCGTCACCGGCGGCTTCCCGACCCCGCTGGAGCGCGCGGCACCCGCGGTGACGACGCCGGACGGCGCGGCGCGCGAGGTCAGGGCCTGCGACCCGGACGGGCCGCTGGTGGCGGAGGTCGTGAAGACGGCCAGCGACCCCTATGTCGGCCGGGTCTCGCTCGTCCGCGTCTTCTCCGGCACCCTGCGCCCCGACGAGACGGTGCACGTCTCGGGGCACGGGCTCACCGACCGCGGCCACGAGGATCACGACGTCGACGAGCGCGTCGGCGCGCTGTCCGCGCCGTTCGGCAAACAGCAGCGCGCCCTCACCCACTGCATCGCGGGCGACCTGGCGTGCGTGGCGAAACTCAACCGGGCGGAGACCGGCGACACGCTCTCGGCCAAGGACGACCCGCTGCTGATGGAACCGTGGCAGATGCCCGACCCGCTGCTGCCGCTCGCCATCCAGGCGCACAGCAAGGCCGACGAGGACAAGCTCTCACAGGGGCTCGGCCGGCTGGTCGCCGAGGACCCCACCATGCGCCTGGAACAGAACCAGCACACCCACCAGGTGGTCCTGTGGTGTCTGGGCGAGGCGCACGCGGACGTCGCCCTGGAGCGGCTGCGCAGCCGGTACGGCGTCCAGGTCGACGTGGTACCGCACCAGGTTTCGCTGCGGGAGACGTTCGCGGCCAGGTCCGCGGGGCGCGGGCGCCATGTGAAGCAGTCCGGCGGCCACGGCCAGTACGCGATCTGCGAGATCGAGGTCGAACCCCTCCCGAACGGCTCGGGCATCGAGTTCGTGGACAAGGTCGTCGGCGGGGCGGTGCCCCGGCAGTTCATCCCGTCCGTCGAGAAGGGCGTGCGCGCCCAGGCGGCCAGGGGCGTGGCCGCGGGCCATCCGCTCATCGACGTGCGGATCACCCTGCTCGACGGCAAGGCGCACTCGGTGGACTCCTCCGACGCCGCCTTCCAGACCGCGGGCGCGCTGGCGCTGCGCGAGGCCGCCGCCGAGGCGAGGATCCATCTCCTGGAGCCGGTCGCCGAGGTGACCGTCATGGTCGGCGACGACTACGTGGGCGCCGTGATGAGCGACCTCTCGGGCCGGCGTGGCCGGGTCGTCGGCACGGAGCAGACGAGCGGCGGACGCACGCTCGTACGGGCCGAGGTGCCGGAGATGGAGATCGGCCGGTACGCCGTCGATCTGCGCTCGCTCTCGCACGGCACCGCACGTTTCCAGCGCAGTTACGCGCGGCACGAGCCGATGCCGCCGCAGATCGCCGAAAGGATGCGCGAACGGACGCGGGAGGCCTCGTAG
- a CDS encoding SRPBCC family protein, translating to MDWCHYRFRSLWALPAPPADVYRALEQAEDYPRWWPQVREVRPAGERSGTIRIRSFLPYDLVFTAQEVRSDPVAGVLEIAMSGDIEGWARWTLCPDGPGTRARYDQEVDVRKPLLRRLALPGRPLFRLNHALMMRAGQHGLRTSLRAV from the coding sequence ATGGACTGGTGTCACTACCGCTTCCGCAGCCTGTGGGCCCTGCCCGCGCCGCCCGCCGACGTCTACCGCGCTCTCGAACAGGCCGAGGACTACCCGCGCTGGTGGCCCCAGGTCCGCGAGGTGCGCCCGGCCGGCGAACGGAGCGGCACCATCCGTATCCGCTCGTTCCTGCCGTACGACCTCGTGTTCACCGCACAGGAGGTGCGGAGCGACCCGGTCGCCGGGGTGCTGGAGATCGCGATGTCGGGCGACATCGAGGGCTGGGCCCGCTGGACCCTGTGCCCCGACGGGCCGGGCACCCGTGCCCGGTACGACCAGGAGGTCGACGTGCGCAAGCCCCTGCTGCGGCGGCTCGCCCTGCCGGGACGGCCTCTGTTCCGGCTCAACCACGCGCTGATGATGCGTGCGGGGCAGCACGGACTGAGGACCTCGCTGCGAGCGGTTTGA
- a CDS encoding 3'-5' exonuclease, producing the protein MTCWYEGPLAAFDTETTGVDVETDRIVSAAVVVQDAAGSRPRVTRWLVNPGVPVPEGATAVHGLTEEHLQRNGRWPSPVMDEIVRVLGEQAAVGRPLVVMNAPFDLTLLDRELRRHRASCLDRWFESAPLRVLDPRVLDKHLDRYRKGRRTLTDLCAHYGVALEGAHDAGADALAAMEVVRALGRRFAPRLERLSPAELHTLQSVWHAAQARGLQAWFARSGSQESVDPSWPLRPELSAAA; encoded by the coding sequence ATGACGTGCTGGTACGAGGGCCCCTTGGCCGCGTTCGACACGGAGACCACGGGCGTGGACGTCGAGACCGACCGGATCGTGTCGGCCGCCGTCGTCGTCCAGGACGCCGCGGGTTCCCGCCCCCGGGTGACCCGGTGGCTGGTGAACCCGGGGGTGCCGGTGCCCGAGGGCGCGACGGCGGTGCACGGGCTGACGGAGGAACATCTGCAGCGCAACGGTCGCTGGCCGTCCCCGGTGATGGACGAGATAGTCCGGGTGCTGGGCGAGCAGGCCGCGGTGGGCCGCCCGCTGGTGGTGATGAACGCGCCGTTCGATCTGACGCTGCTGGACCGGGAGTTGCGCCGGCATCGGGCGTCCTGCCTCGACCGCTGGTTCGAGTCGGCGCCGCTGCGCGTGCTCGATCCACGGGTCCTGGACAAACATCTGGACCGCTACCGCAAAGGCCGGCGCACGCTCACCGACCTGTGCGCGCACTACGGCGTCGCGCTGGAGGGCGCGCATGACGCGGGGGCGGACGCGCTGGCCGCGATGGAGGTGGTACGGGCGCTGGGGCGCCGGTTCGCGCCCCGGCTGGAGCGGCTCTCCCCCGCCGAGCTGCACACCTTGCAGTCGGTGTGGCACGCGGCGCAGGCACGTGGGCTGCAGGCCTGGTTCGCGCGCAGCGGTTCGCAGGAGTCGGTCGATCCGTCGTGGCCCCTGCGGCCGGAGCTGTCCGCGGCGGCTTGA
- a CDS encoding CGNR zinc finger domain-containing protein, translating into MLITHDTRCALDTVVDLVNTAPEDDTADGLADVPSLADFVRKHDISDVGVLSERDLAAVRGVRGRFAGVFAADEPRIAAGLINELVAAAGTTPRLTDHDGYDWHVHYFAPGASVADHLAADCGMALAFFVVAGEQDRLRRCEAPDCRRAFVDLSRNRSRRYCDSRTCGNRLHVAAYRARRKEAAG; encoded by the coding sequence GTGCTGATCACCCACGACACCCGGTGCGCCCTCGACACCGTGGTGGATCTGGTGAACACCGCGCCGGAGGACGACACGGCGGACGGACTCGCGGATGTCCCGTCCCTCGCCGATTTCGTACGAAAGCACGACATCAGCGATGTCGGTGTGCTGTCGGAGCGGGATCTCGCGGCCGTGCGCGGGGTCCGCGGCCGGTTCGCCGGGGTCTTCGCCGCCGACGAGCCGCGGATCGCCGCCGGGCTCATCAACGAGCTGGTCGCCGCCGCGGGCACCACGCCCCGTCTCACCGACCACGACGGCTACGACTGGCACGTGCACTACTTCGCGCCCGGCGCCTCGGTCGCCGACCACCTCGCGGCCGACTGCGGGATGGCGCTGGCGTTCTTCGTGGTCGCCGGGGAACAGGACCGGCTGCGCCGGTGCGAGGCACCGGACTGCCGGCGGGCCTTCGTGGATCTCTCGCGCAACCGCTCGCGCCGCTACTGCGACAGCCGGACGTGCGGAAACCGGCTCCACGTGGCCGCGTACCGGGCACGCCGCAAGGAAGCCGCGGGCTGA
- a CDS encoding GNAT family N-acetyltransferase, translated as MTTTLRPTEPLQRGAGGALSRHYQVCVNSRPVGGVRLSTHPEYGPTVGVIGELGIDEPDRGRGRGTVAALAAEEVARGWGCRRVETSVPGDAEAALRLATTLGYVLSNRNMTKRLDGPPPGLPAGSVGRPMTEAEYVPWLAAEREAFARTLIERGVPEAEAYSKTDQGHARFMPDGLASENTLISVLEQDGIPVGTLWVGLWPDTAYVLDVEADAAHRGRGHGRTLMLLAEAQAVTGGRDRIGLNVFAGNTPAEKLYESLGYTTSSYHLYKNLL; from the coding sequence ATGACCACCACTCTGCGGCCGACCGAGCCGCTTCAGCGCGGAGCCGGCGGGGCGCTGTCCCGCCACTACCAGGTGTGCGTGAACAGCCGCCCCGTGGGCGGCGTCCGTCTCTCCACCCATCCCGAGTACGGGCCCACCGTGGGCGTGATCGGGGAGCTGGGCATCGACGAGCCGGACCGCGGACGGGGCCGGGGCACGGTGGCCGCGCTCGCGGCCGAGGAGGTGGCGCGCGGCTGGGGCTGCCGACGCGTCGAGACCTCGGTGCCCGGGGACGCGGAGGCCGCGCTCCGGCTCGCCACGACACTCGGATACGTCCTCAGCAACCGCAACATGACCAAGCGCCTGGACGGGCCGCCGCCCGGACTGCCCGCCGGGAGCGTCGGGCGGCCCATGACCGAGGCCGAGTACGTTCCCTGGCTGGCCGCCGAGCGCGAGGCGTTCGCCCGCACCCTGATCGAGCGGGGCGTGCCGGAGGCGGAGGCGTACTCCAAGACCGACCAGGGGCATGCCAGGTTCATGCCGGACGGCCTGGCCAGCGAGAACACGCTGATCAGCGTCCTGGAGCAGGACGGAATCCCGGTCGGCACCCTGTGGGTGGGGCTGTGGCCCGACACGGCGTACGTGCTCGACGTCGAGGCCGACGCGGCGCACCGGGGCCGCGGTCACGGGCGCACCCTGATGCTGCTCGCCGAGGCCCAGGCCGTCACCGGCGGGCGGGACCGCATCGGCCTGAACGTGTTCGCGGGCAACACCCCGGCCGAGAAGCTCTACGAGTCGCTCGGCTACACGACGAGCTCGTACCACCTCTACAAGAACCTGCTCTGA
- the pgsA gene encoding phosphatidylinositol phosphate synthase: MGQPGASRGRPATPTVGKAMLNKYARAFFTRVLTPFAAFLIRRGVSPDTVTLLGTAGVMAGALVFYPRGEFFWGTIVITLFVFSDLVDGNMARQLGRSSRWGAFLDSTLDRVADGAIFGGFALWYAGNGDNNVLCAVSIFCLASGQVVSYTKARGESIGLPVAVNGLVERAERLVISLVAAGLAGLHEFGVPGIQWLLPVALWIVAVGSLVTLVQRVVTVRRESAEADAAAAHSSGATS, translated from the coding sequence ATGGGCCAGCCGGGGGCCAGCAGGGGCCGCCCGGCGACACCGACCGTCGGGAAGGCCATGCTGAACAAGTACGCGCGTGCATTCTTCACGCGTGTCCTCACACCGTTCGCCGCGTTTCTCATCCGCCGGGGGGTAAGCCCCGACACGGTCACCCTCCTGGGCACGGCCGGAGTGATGGCGGGCGCGCTGGTCTTCTACCCCCGGGGAGAGTTCTTCTGGGGCACGATCGTCATCACGCTCTTCGTCTTCTCCGACCTCGTCGACGGCAACATGGCGCGCCAGCTCGGCCGCTCCAGCCGGTGGGGGGCCTTCCTGGACTCCACGCTCGACCGGGTCGCCGACGGGGCCATCTTCGGCGGCTTCGCGCTCTGGTACGCGGGCAACGGCGACAACAACGTGCTCTGCGCCGTCTCGATCTTCTGTCTGGCCAGCGGGCAGGTGGTCTCGTACACCAAGGCCCGCGGCGAGTCGATCGGTCTGCCGGTCGCCGTCAACGGTCTGGTGGAGCGCGCCGAACGCCTGGTGATCTCACTGGTCGCGGCGGGCCTCGCGGGGCTGCACGAGTTCGGGGTTCCCGGCATCCAGTGGCTGCTGCCCGTCGCGCTGTGGATCGTCGCCGTCGGCAGCCTCGTGACGCTCGTCCAGCGCGTCGTCACGGTACGCCGGGAGTCCGCCGAGGCCGACGCGGCCGCCGCGCACAGCAGCGGGGCCACGTCGTGA
- the thrS gene encoding threonine--tRNA ligase — MSDVRVIIQRDSEREERVVTTGTTAADLFAGERTVVAARVAGELRDLAYEVKDGEEVEPVEISSPDGLNILRHSTAHVMAQAVQELFPDAKLGIGPPVKDGFYYDFDVEKPFTPEDLKAVEKKMQEIQKRGQRFSRRVVSDEDAREELAAEPYKLELIGIKGSAAAQDGADGADVEVGGGELTIYDNLDAKTGELCWKDLCRGPHLPTTRNIPAFKLMRNAGAYWRGSEKNPMLQRIYGTAWPSKDELKAHLDFLAEAEKRDHRKLGNELDLFSIPDQIGSGLAVFHPKGGIIRRVMEDYSRRRHEEEGYEFVYTPHATKGKLFETSGHLDWYADGMYPPMQLDEGVDYYLKPMNCPMHNLIFDARGRSYRELPLRLFEFGTVYRYEKSGVVHGLTRARGFTQDDAHIYCTKEQMADELDKTLTFVLNLLRDYGLTDFYLELSTKDPEKFVGSDEVWEEATETLRQVAEKQGLPLVPDPGGAAFYGPKISVQTKDAIGRTWQMSTVQLDFNLPERFDLEYTGPDGTKQRPVMIHRALFGSIERFFAVLLEHYAGAFPAWLAPVQAVGIPIGDAHVEYLDAFAAEAKKKGLRVEVDSSSDRMQKKIRNAQKQKVPFMVIAGDEDMAAGAVSFRYRDGSQENGIPVDEAIAKIAKIVEERTQV; from the coding sequence GTGTCAGACGTCCGTGTGATCATCCAACGCGATTCCGAGCGGGAAGAGCGCGTGGTGACGACGGGCACAACGGCCGCCGATCTCTTCGCCGGCGAGCGCACCGTCGTCGCGGCGCGCGTGGCCGGCGAGCTGAGGGACCTCGCGTACGAGGTGAAGGACGGCGAGGAGGTCGAGCCCGTCGAGATCTCCTCACCGGACGGCCTCAACATCCTGCGCCACTCCACCGCGCACGTCATGGCCCAGGCCGTGCAGGAGCTCTTCCCGGACGCCAAGCTCGGCATCGGCCCGCCCGTCAAGGACGGCTTCTACTACGACTTCGACGTGGAGAAGCCGTTCACGCCCGAGGACCTCAAGGCCGTCGAGAAGAAGATGCAGGAGATCCAGAAGCGCGGCCAGCGCTTCTCCCGCCGCGTGGTCAGCGACGAGGACGCCCGCGAGGAGCTCGCGGCGGAGCCGTACAAGCTGGAGCTCATCGGCATCAAGGGCTCCGCGGCCGCCCAGGACGGGGCCGACGGCGCGGACGTCGAGGTCGGCGGCGGCGAGCTGACGATCTACGACAACCTCGACGCCAAGACCGGCGAGCTGTGCTGGAAGGACCTCTGCCGCGGTCCTCACCTGCCCACCACCCGCAACATCCCGGCGTTCAAGCTCATGCGCAACGCCGGCGCGTACTGGCGCGGCAGCGAGAAGAACCCGATGCTCCAGCGCATCTACGGCACCGCCTGGCCGTCCAAGGACGAGTTGAAGGCGCACCTGGACTTCCTCGCCGAGGCCGAGAAGCGCGACCACCGCAAGCTGGGCAACGAGCTGGACCTCTTCTCCATCCCGGACCAGATCGGCTCCGGCCTCGCCGTCTTCCACCCCAAGGGCGGCATCATCCGCCGGGTCATGGAGGACTACTCGCGCCGGCGCCACGAGGAGGAGGGCTACGAGTTCGTCTACACCCCGCACGCGACCAAGGGGAAGCTCTTCGAGACCTCGGGCCACCTGGACTGGTACGCCGACGGCATGTACCCGCCCATGCAGCTCGACGAGGGCGTGGACTACTACCTCAAGCCCATGAACTGCCCGATGCACAACCTGATCTTCGACGCGCGCGGCCGCTCGTACCGCGAACTGCCCCTGCGTCTCTTCGAGTTCGGGACCGTGTACCGATACGAGAAGTCGGGCGTCGTGCACGGCCTGACCCGCGCCCGCGGCTTCACGCAGGACGACGCGCACATCTACTGCACCAAGGAGCAGATGGCGGACGAGCTCGACAAGACGCTCACCTTCGTCCTGAACCTGCTGCGCGACTACGGCCTCACCGACTTCTACCTCGAGCTGTCCACCAAGGACCCGGAGAAGTTCGTCGGCTCCGACGAGGTCTGGGAGGAGGCCACCGAGACGCTGCGGCAGGTGGCCGAGAAGCAGGGCCTCCCGCTCGTCCCGGACCCGGGCGGCGCCGCGTTCTACGGCCCGAAGATCTCCGTCCAGACCAAGGACGCCATCGGCCGGACCTGGCAGATGTCGACCGTGCAGCTCGACTTCAACCTGCCCGAGCGCTTCGACCTGGAGTACACCGGTCCCGACGGCACCAAGCAGCGTCCGGTGATGATCCACCGCGCGCTCTTCGGTTCCATCGAGCGCTTCTTCGCGGTGCTCCTGGAGCACTACGCGGGCGCGTTCCCGGCCTGGCTGGCGCCCGTCCAGGCGGTCGGCATCCCGATCGGCGACGCGCACGTGGAGTATCTCGACGCGTTCGCCGCCGAGGCGAAGAAGAAGGGCCTGCGCGTCGAGGTCGACTCCTCCTCCGACCGCATGCAGAAGAAGATCCGCAACGCGCAGAAGCAGAAGGTGCCCTTCATGGTCATCGCGGGCGACGAGGACATGGCGGCCGGCGCCGTCTCCTTCCGCTACCGCGACGGCTCGCAGGAGAACGGCATCCCCGTCGACGAGGCGATCGCCAAGATCGCGAAGATCGTCGAGGAGCGCACGCAGGTCTGA
- a CDS encoding DsbA family protein, with amino-acid sequence MNDSSAPTTAVLDVWCELQCPDCRDALDDLRALRARYGDRLELRLRHFPLEKHRHAFAAAQAAEEAAEQGRSWEYVEAVLGRVEELDREGEPFLIEVARELGLDAEEFDTALVDGRHILIVDADQAEGKAIGVTGTPTYVIGGERLDGGKSRQGLRERVEEIADRLLAGSE; translated from the coding sequence ATGAACGACTCCTCCGCACCCACCACCGCCGTCCTGGACGTCTGGTGCGAACTCCAGTGCCCCGACTGCCGCGACGCCCTCGACGACCTGCGCGCGCTGCGCGCTCGCTACGGCGACCGGCTGGAGCTGCGCCTGCGGCACTTCCCGCTGGAGAAGCACCGGCACGCCTTCGCCGCCGCGCAGGCCGCCGAGGAGGCCGCGGAGCAGGGCCGGTCCTGGGAGTACGTCGAGGCGGTGCTCGGCCGTGTCGAGGAGCTGGACCGCGAGGGCGAGCCCTTCCTGATCGAGGTCGCCCGTGAACTCGGCCTGGACGCTGAGGAGTTCGACACCGCCCTGGTCGACGGTCGGCACATCCTGATCGTCGACGCCGACCAGGCCGAGGGCAAGGCCATCGGGGTGACCGGCACCCCGACGTACGTCATCGGCGGCGAACGGCTCGACGGCGGCAAGAGCCGGCAGGGCCTGCGCGAGCGCGTCGAGGAGATCGCCGACCGGCTGCTGGCCGGGAGCGAGTAG